The nucleotide sequence TGTGATGAGACCTGCTACACCACCATATTCATCCACAACAATGGCCATATGGTGGCGCCTTTTCTTGAACTGGCTCAGAAGGGTGTTGATGGTCTTGTTTTCTGGAATGAAATAGGGCTTCCTCAGGATAACCTCAATATTCAGCTCTCCAGGGCATGTCGCCTGCTGCCTGAACAGATCACTTACGTGTATGGCTCCGATTATGTTGTCAATCGATCCCTTATAAACCGGAACCCTTGAAAATCCAGCCTTGAGTATATTAATCAGGTCAGTGGGCTTTTCTATATCTATGGCAAACATGTCTCCGCGCGGGGTCATTATTTCGGAAGCTCTGGTATCGTCAAACTCGAAAACATTCTGGATCAGCTCTTTTTCTTCTTCCCTGATTTCTCCTTCCTCTTCGCCCATCTCGACAATGGTAATCAGTTCTTCCTCTGTAACGCTAGGATTGGAAACATTCATTCTGCCGGCTAATTTGGGTACAAAGTCCAGAATCTTTATGACAGGAAAAAGAATTACCGAAAACCAGAAGATTGGAATTATGGAGAGCCTTGAAATCACGATGTTATTTTTTGCCGCTATTGATTTCGGCATTATCTCGCCAAAAACAAGAATCAGAAATGTCATGACTCCTGTTGCTATTCCAACGGCATTTTCGGAAAATGATTTGATCATTACTGCTGTGGCAAGGGATGAAGCGGCAATGTTTACAAGTGTATTACCGATGAGGATTGTGGATAAAAGGCGATGGTGGTCATCCTTCATTTTTTTTATGAGGGAATCCACCTTGCTCCCGCTTTTTGCCATATGCATTGCCTTTGCTCTGCTTATGGTGAACAGGGCAGTCTCTGCGGACGAAAAAAAACCGGACAAAAGTAGAAAAACTATGAGTATTATAATTTCTTGTATAGGCATAATTGTTCCCTGCGCATGCGGGGAAAAAGGGTTAAAAAAGGTAAATATGAACATTAATGAATTTTTTGTTTAAGATCTACATTTTTTATTCCTTGCCAATAAATTTAATCTAACTGCAGAGTCATATGCCGCAAGGGTCAATCTCTTTTTTGATCAGGCAGCATGCAATCCTTGATGCAGGTGTACCGTCAGACTTGTATTCAATATTGCCTGGCTGGATCATTCTGTTCATCACGCAGCCTTCAGGGATGGAAAGCCCGAAAAAATTATCCTCGTTAAGAGGCGGCTGTTTCACTATTTTCCCATCTATGAATTCCAGGGCATGAACCGGGAAATCCTCGCAAAGAGGGCATCTGTAGACCCTGCCGTTGGGAAATATGAAATAGTTTTCAGCCTCTGTTCCGCCGCACTCAAAAGTATCATCCGGCTCAAGAAACACCTTGGGATAAGTAACCTTTATGCCGTATCCAGCTGTTTTTTCCGCTACTGGCGGAATTTTCATGAGCCACTCGTTTTTGGATATCTGATTAGATATTTGGGTGGTTTCTTTTCTGTCATGGGCTGCTTCGCCCCTTATGCCTATCACCTGGATGAAAAAATGCTTTATTCCGAGATCTCGTACAAGCTCAGGCATAAATTCAAGCTCATGGATATTCGCTCTGCTGACCGTGAATATGGCGCTCGTGTTGAACCCTTTTTCCACGGACGATTTTATCCCTTTTATGCAGGTTTCGTAGCATCCAATGCCCCTCAGTCTGTCATTGGTCTCCATCGTTGCCCCGTCCAGGCTGAAGCTGAGAAAATCAAGCTCAGAAGGAGATATTCTGTCCAGAAATTCATTGAACAGATAGCCGTTCGTATCGACTGTGATTGACTGATAGCCTATGGATCTTGCGAATCTGATCGCTTCAGGAAGATCAGGATGGAGGGTCGGCTCGCCTCCAAGAAATATGACGTTCGCTTTTTTACTTTTATCTGAAAAGGCTGAAAGCCATTCCTTGATTGTGGACAGTGGAAGGGTATTATGGCCGTGCTGCTTCGGGTTGATGTAGCAATGGGCGCATTTGAGATTGCATGCGGTCAGTATGTGAAAAAAAACATTGACCGCATTTTTTGAAAAACTGACTGTTTTATTCATCAGCTATGAAGAACCCTTTATTTCAAGATGCTCCTTGAGAAATTTTACTTTCTGTTTCGACCTTACTAGCTCATCATTGGCGAGCCTTAGTCTTGCAGACATGAATTCCGCAAAAATTCTGTAAAGAAGTAGTAGGAAGTCCAGTCTTTCATCCCTTGTGTCATCATCTGCTAACCTTGATCTTGCAGAAGTGTCAACTGCAAGGCATGTAACTTTGCCGGATGCATAAACAGAGGCGGATCTGCTCTTGCTGTCTATGACCCTCATTTCGCCGAATATTTCACCGATTCTGGATATTGAGGCTATCTCATGTCCTTCCTTGGTGATTTTTATTGTACCGGACAGGAGAAAATAGAGCCATGGATCCATATCTCCCTCGCGGATAATTGCTTCTCCGTCCTCATATTCTCTCATCTTGCTGAGCCTTAAAAGCTTTCCAAGGTTTTGAGCCTCGAAATTTTTGAGCGCAGGAATAGTAAGGAGCTTTTGTATGTTTGAGATATTATCCTTGAGGTATTTGGTTTCTATCATGCTGCCTCCGCTGGACGATCGGGCCTAAGTTTTCAGGTAATGAATCTTATGGTAAGGCCTCCCGGGTTTTCCGGAAGGCCGACAGCTTCAAATTTATGGCGTGATACAACCTTACTTTTTTGAATATAGTCTCTAACGGCTTTCAAGACAAGCTTTTGAAACATTTTCACTGAATTTGACAGGATAATTGCCGTCAAAACAGGCCTTGCAGTAATTATTTTCAGGGTCAGGCGTTTTTGTAGACTCAAGAAGCCCTTCAATGGAAAGGTAATGCAATGAATCGAGACCAAGATAATCCCTCAGTTCTTCGACGCTCATCCTTGACGCGATCAGCTCTCCCTTGCTGGAAAAATCTATGCCGTAGTGGCAAGGGAATTTATGTGGAGGACAGCTTATCCGCATGTGAACCTTATTGACACCAAGCTCACGAAGCGCCTTTATTCTCGTCTTGGCGGTGGTTCCTCTTATTATGGAGTCTTCAACTATTATAATATCTTTGCCTTTAAGAAGCTCTTTCACTGGGTTCAGCTTCACCCTCACGCCAAAGTCGCGCATTCCCTGGGTTGGTTGTATGAATGTTCTTCCCACATAATGATTTCTTATCATTCCCATTTCAAAAGGAATTCCGGATTCTTCGGCGTATCCGATTGCAGCATAGCTTCCTGAATCAGGGAAAGGCATTACAAGATCTGCCGGAACATGGCTTTCACGTGCCAGTCTTCTTCCATGATCCTTTCTTGTAAGATATACGTTTTTGCCGAAAATTGTGCTGTCTGGGCGGGCAAAATAAATATATTCGAAAATACAGACAGATTTTTTTTCTATCTTTTCAGGCATAATGCTTCGTATGCCTTCATTGTTTATTATGACTATCTCGCCTGGTTCAAGCTCTCTGATGAATTCGGCCTGGATAAGATCAAGGGCGCATGTCTCGGATGCAAGGACATACGAGCCGTTGAGCATTCCAAGACAAAGAGGTCTGAATCCGTTGGAATCCTTGATTCCTATAAGATCCCCTTCGCTTGTCAGGGCAATAAAGGAATAAGCGCCTTTTAATCTTTGCGTTGCTTTTTGAAGAGCTTCATCAAAACCGAACTTCAGATTTTTTATGAAAAGATGAATCGCAACTTCTGTGTCCATTGTAGTCTGGAAAATTGAGCCTTCATTTTCGAGTTCAGATTTGATTTCATAAGCATTGACAATATTGCCGTTGTGAGCCAGGGCATAGCTTCTTTTTTTGTGTCGCGCCACAAATGGCTGGGCATTTGCAATATTGGAGCTTCCTGTTGTGGAATATCTGACATGGCCGACGGCGCAGTTGCCTTTCAGATTTTTAAGTTCTTCCCCTCGGAAAACCTCATTTACCAGACCCATGCCTTTGTGACCATCAAGATTTCCATCGTTTGCCACCACAATCCCCGCGCTTTCCTGGCCTCTGTGCTGGAGAGCGTAAAGACCGAAATATGTCAGGGTTGCCGCATCCGGATGTCCGTGGATCCCGAATACGCCACATGCTTCTCTTGGTTTTTCAGACTCAAAAATATTATACATGATACTCCTGCAGCGTTTTTACTGCCATATCTCTGGCCTTTAATGTGATGACAGCATCACATATGGCCTGGGCGCTTGACATTGTTGTGGTGTAAGGAATGTTGAATTTAAGGGCGGCCCTTCTTATCTGGAATCCGTCCTGTTTTTCGTCGCTTCCTGATGGCGTGTTTATTATAAGATCAATTTCACTGTTCATGATGGCGTCGACAACATGGGGACGTCCAACAGAAACCTTGTTGATCATCTTATTCTCTATGCCTTTTTCTTTAAGAAAAGCTGATGTGCCCCTGGTTGCCACTATTTTGAATCCAGCGTCTATAAACTGTTTCGCGATTTTTTCAGCGGCAGGTTTGTCTGAGTCCTTGACACTTATGAAAAGCGTTCCGGTTACAGGCAGATGGTTACCCGATGCTGACTGGGCCTTGGCAAAAGCCATGGCGAAATCATCGTCAACGCCCATTACCTCGCCTGTGGATTTCATCTCAGGGCCGAGAAGGGTATCAACGTCCGGGAATCTGTCAAACGGAAGAACAACTTCCTTGACAGAAGTGTGGGGCGGCACCGGATCAGCGTGAAGCCCAAAATCATCGAGGGTTTTTCCAAGCATGATTTTTGTGGCTATTTTTGCAAAAGGAATTCCAGTAGCCTTGCTAACAAAAGGAATTGTTCTCGAGGCCCTCGGATTTACTTCGATTACATATAATTTGTTGTCTTTCACAGCATACTGGACGTTCATTAGGCCGACAACATTAAGTTCCTTTGCCATTGCCCTTGTAGCCACCCTCATCTCTTCGAGCATTGAATTGTCTGCCGTATGCGGAGGAAGAACGCAGGCCGAATCTCCTGAATGGATTCCCGCTTCTTCGATGTGCTCCATCATTCCGGCGATAATTGTTCGTTTGCCGTCTGATATTCCGTCAACATCGAATTCTGTGGCGTCTTCAAGGAATTTGTCTATGAGGACAGGATGATCAGGAGATACATCAATCGCTATTTTTGTGAAATTTCTCAGCTCTTCAGGATTATAAACAATCTTCATTGCTCTTCCGCCAAGCACGAATGACGGGCGGACAATCACAGGGTAACCTATCTCCTCGGCAACCTTTTCAGCTTCAGCTATATTCATCGCAGTGCCGTTGGGCGGCTGGACAAGTCCCAGCTTGTTAAGCATTACCTGGAAGAGCTTTCTGTCTTCTGCCATTGCAATGCTTTCGGCTGATGTTCCAAGAATCGGCACTCCAGATTCAGCCAGCTGTCCAGCAAGATTTAGAGGCGTCTGGCCTCCGAATTGGATTATGAGACCGTCTGGTTCTTCGTTTTCAATTATATGAAGAACGTCTTCCCTGGTCAGAGGCTCAAAATAAAGCTTGTCCGAGGTGTCATAGTCCGTACTTACAGTCTCGGGATTAGAGTTGACCATGATGCTTTCAACGCCTTCTTCTCTAAGCGCCATTGAAGCATGAACACAGCAGTAGTCGAATTCAATTCCCTGGCCTATTCTGTTCGGACCGCCGCCAAGAATCATAACCTTTTTTCTGTCAGATACCCTGGATTCGTCTTCTGTTTCATAGGTCGAATAATAATATGGAGTGGCTGCATAAAATTCTGCGGCGCAGGTATCAACAAGTTTATAAACCGGCTTCATACCGAGAGACTTGCGGTATTTTTCAACTTCTCTGTCAGTGGCTTTTGTCAGATAGGCGATCTGTCTGTCTGAAAAACCAAGACGCTTTGCTTTATAAAGAACATCTTCGGGAAGCAGTTTGCCTTCGAATTTTTCAATCTCGGACTCAAAGGAAACAATCTGATTTATCTGATTAATGAACCAAGGATCTATTTTTGTCAGCTCATGTACTTCATTCTCGGACATTCCGGACTTGAGCGCATAACGTAGATAGAATATTCTTTTTGAGTTAGGAGTCACAAGGTGATGAAGAATTTCCTGCTTAGTGGGCTGTTTTCCGGTGGTGTCTATGACATCCTTGCCGTCGGCACCCATTCCTGCGCGGCCCGTCTCAAGCGACCTGAACGCCTTCTGGAAAGCTTCTTTGAAGGTTCTTCCTATGGACATGGCCTCGCCGACCGATTTCATGGCCGTTGTAAGATAATCCTGGGTTTCAGGGAATTTTTCAAATGTCCATCTTGGAACTTTTACAACACAGTAGTCTATGGTCGGCTCAAATGATGCCATGGTCTGGCCGCCGGTTATGTCATTGGGCAGCTCGTCGAGGGTATAGCCCACGGCAAGTTTTGCGGCTATTTTAGCTATCGGGTATCCTGTCGCCTTTGAAGCAAGGGCTGAACTTCTTGAAACCCTTGGGTTCATTTCGATGATGACCATTTCACCATCTTCGGGATTAACGGCAAACTGGACATTTGATCCGCCTGTATCGACTCCGATTTCCCTAAGAATTGCGATGGCAGCATCGCGCATGACCTGGAATTCCTTGTCTGTCAGGGTCTGGGCAGGAGCCACTGTTATGCTGTCTCCTGTGTGGACACCCATGGGATCAAGGTTTTCAATGGAACAGATTATGATTACGTTGTCTTTTTTGTCTCTTACAACCTCAAGCTCATATTCTTTCCAGCCGAGAATGGACTTTTCTATCATGACCTGGGAAATGAGACTCGCGTCAAGCCCTGCCTTTGCAATCAGCTCAAGCTCTTCAGGGTTGTATGCGACTCCGCCGCCTGTTCCTCCAAGCGTGAAGCTGGGGCGTATGATCACGGGAAAACCGATTGCGTCTGCAACTTCCCTAGCCTGGGTCATGTTTTTTGCAAAACCGCTTTCAGGAATCTTGAGGCCGATTTTGGTCATGGCATCGCGGAAAAGTTCCCTGTCTTCAGCTTTTTTGATGGCGTCAAGGGATGCACCGATCAGTTCCACATTGTACTTTTCAAGAACACCCATTTCCGCGACTTTTACGGCAGTATTGAGGCCTGTCTGGCCACCGAGGGTCGGGAGAAGGGCATCAGGTCTTTCCCTTTCGATTATTTTTGCCACTATTTCGGGAGTGACAGGCTCTATGTAAGTTCTGTCAGCGGTCTCCGGGTCTGTCATGATTGTGGCTGGATTGCTGTTTACGAGTATTACCTCGTAGCCTTCCTCCTTGAGGGCTTTGCATGCCTGGGTTCCTGAATAGTCGAATTCGCAGGCTTGTCCGATTATTATCGGGCCCGCGCCTATGATCATTATTCTTTTTATGTCTGTTCTTTTCGGCATTTTTCCGGACTTATGTATTGAGGTTTTTATAAAAGCTCAAGTCTGTGACCAATTCAAATCTGGCGAAATCAAAATCAGGCTTTAGCATGCAGTTTTGGGATCAGCTTCAAACGCTTTTACCGCTTCTGCAAATTCTTCAAACAGATATCCCGAATCATGAGGCCCTGGTGAAGCCTCCGGATGGTGCTGAACCGTGAATATAGGCAATTTTTTGTGCCTGAAACCCTCAAGCGTATTGTCGTTCAGATTCATATGCGTTATTTCGAGGTCATTCACATCAAGGCTGTTCAGATCAACGGCAAAACCGTGATTCTGGGATGTAATTTCAATCCTGCCTGATTTTCTGTTCTGAACAGGCTGGTTTCCGCCTCTGTGACCGAACTTGAGTTTGAATGTCTTTCCGCCCATGGCAAGTCCGAGGAGCTGGTTGCCGAGGCAGATTCCGAATATTGGTCTGAATCCGATGAGGTCGCGGATGGTATTAATGGCATAATTCAGAGGCTCAGGGTCTCCGGGGCCGTTTGACAGGAATATAGCCTGGGGTTCTATTCTTTTTACGGCTTCCGCAGACGTGAATGCAGGCACAACAAGGACTGTGAATCCGGCCCGTTCAAGCGAACGAAGAATATTGAATTTTATTCCAAAGTCAAATGCCACAAGAGTAAGCTTTTTGTTTTCAGGCCAGATTTCAGGCCCAGCTTTTTCAATGTCTGCTTCTATGGTTTTGGAAGCTCCGCCTATCCAGAAATATGGCTTTGCTGTGGTCACATCTTTCACAAGATCCTGACCTGCCATTTTGGGAATGGACCGAGCTTTTTTTACAAGGGACTCTGGATCAAGATCAATTGATGAAATTACGCCCCTGAGCGCTCCGTTTGTTCTGAGGTGTTTGGTCAGAGCCCTTGTATCAAGCTCGTCTATTCCCATTACACCGTATGACTTAAGATAATCAGCAAGGGTCGAAGTTGATCTGTAATTGCTTGGAAAATCCTGATATTCGCGCACAATAAAGGCAGCAACATGGATGGAGGCCGATTCGATATCTTCAGGATTTATGCCGTAATTACCAATCAAAGGATATGTCATGGTAACCATCTGGCCTTTGTATGAAGGATCTGTCAGGACTTCCTGATAGCCAGTCATACTGGTGTTGAAAACAGCTTCGCCCGAAGTCTCGCCGGGCCCGGTGAATGATCGGCATGGAAAAATTCTGCCGTCTTCCAGGGCAAGTAATGCTTTCATTTTTTGCCTTCCTAAAAAGGTTCAGGCCGGACGCACGTCACCTTTCCGAGTGGTGAGTGTTCCCGGCATGTTTGTATTTTATAAACTTTCAGGTTTTTTGCCTGCTGAGAATTCTTATTGCCATTTCATTCTGTAATATGCAAGCAAATCCGTCAGAAATTTTCAACGGCTTTGAAGTATTGATTTATATTGTTTTCCTTGAACAATTTCTTCTAAATGAAAAATTAATTTTTTAGAGGTGGCCTTTAGGTTTAGGCCGTAAAGCAAGAGAGGGCTTAAAAAGCCCCCTCTTTTTCTAAAGCATATTTTTTAAAACGCTATGGAAGATTCATTATTCCAGAGGCGAATTCACCGTAAGATTCCATATCCCGCATGGACAGGCTCCGGCGCAGAATCCGCAGGCAATACATTTGTCGGCATTGACCCTGTACTCAAAGTCGCTGAATCCGATCTGTTTTCTTGAGATTGCGGCCTCAGGGCAGACCGCGACACAGATTCCGCAGTCCCTGCATTTTCCGCAGGATGCGCATTCTGCTCCGCACTGCTCGTTGTCACCGTACTCGAGAATCCTTGGATCATAGTATTCAAGTTTGATTCTGTTTTTGTCTATCATCAGCCTTGTGTCTGACTGGGGCCGTTTGCCTCCGATTATGTCAGATATTGCATTGGCTGATATGCGTCCGGCTCCTATGGCATCTGTGATGAGACCGGCTTTTACGATGTCGCCTATGGCAAAAATTTTGGAATCTGTGGTCTGAAACACATCATTTACTGTGATGAGACCTTTTTCGACCCTTATTCTTTCGGGTAGGAAGTCAAGATCAGCAGCATCGCCAATTGAAACAACAACTGTGTCAGCCGGAATTATTTCGCCTGTCGTGAGCTTCACGCCTTCAGAAGTGATCTCGCTTGTAAAGCAAGGATACCTGAAAATTGCGCCCACATGTTCAGCTTCTTCCTTTTCCTTGCCGAAAGCAGCTGGCTTCTGAACGTCGATGAGGGTGACTGTCTCTGCGCCAAGGCGTTTTGCCTCGGTTGCGACATCGCAACCTACGTTTCCTGCTCCTATTACAACAACGTTTTTTCCTGGCTTGATCGCGTTTGCCTTGGATTTCAAAAGAAAATCAAGGGATGTGACGAGCCTTTCCTTGCCCGGAACAGGAAGGGTCCTTGGTTTCTGGGCGCCTGTTGCAATTATTACAAAATCGTATTCAGCCGCGATCTTTTCAAATTCAGCTTTTGTTATTTCCGATGTCTGGACATGGCCGACGACGTCCCTCACCCTTTCAAGTTCCTTGGAGATTACTTCCTTTGGAATTCTTGTGTTAGGAATGACAGAAGTTATTTTTCCGCCTATTTCTTCAGCATTGTCGAAAATAAACACTTCGTGACCAGCCTGTCTGAGTTGCCATGCCGCTGAAATACCGGCAGGGCCACCGCCTATGATGGCGACTTTTTTACCCGAAAGCTCTGGCAGTTTTGGAGTTTTTGCCTTTATGCTTGCTTTTCCAAGAAGCGTAATGTCAACCGGAGCCATTCCTGCGTCTGCCTTGGTACATGCTCCCATGCACGGATTCGGGCAGAGATATCCGCAGACAGTGGCAGGGAATGGAGAATACGCAAGGGCCATGTCAACGGCCTCGTCGATTCTTCCTTCACGAACAAGTCTCCAGCGTTCCTGGACAGGAATACCTGACGGGCAGGTTGCCTGGCATGGAGCCATGTATTTGTCGTTTTCCCACACAGGCACGTATCTTCTTAGATCTCCTGTTGTAATCAGTGGGATTGGACTCATGTCCATGTCCGAAAGATCGCCTATGAGGCCGCCTTTCCCAAGTTCGGCATTCCATACGTTCTTATGAAAGTCTGACATGGACATTCTGTTTGAACCGCCTTTTTCCTGCGGCCCTTTGGCAGTTATCTTACGCCAGTCTGATCTTACTGACATTGGATCAAGAAGTTCTTGTCTGCTTATTTTTTCAAGATAGGCTTTTAAATTTGATGTCAGCCAGTTCCAGTCTTCGTCTGTTATTTCAACTTCCTTGGCGTCTGCCTTGCTGTATCCGTCGAAAGGCCCTCTGACATATACTGTTCCGCTCACCATTCCAACCAGCGGACGGTATCCGAGAACATTTTGCGGAGACTGTGATTTCCAGCCGCAGATTACGGCTATGCCGCCTGCCATGAACTCGCCGAAATAGTCTCCAACGCTGCCGAGTACCCATACTTCAGGAGGCTCGAATCGCGGATTCTTTTTGGTCATGGTCATGGCTCTGGAGCCGGTATTGCCCGCTATATAAAGCTTTCCCTGGGCCATTGCGTTGGCGGCTCCGTTGCCAGCGTTGCCGTGGACAATTATTTCAGCTCCTGCATTGAGCCAGCCCAGATCTTCCGAGACAGGGCCCATTATTTCTATGGTGGTGTTCGGATACGCAAATGACCCGAGTCTCTGACCCGGAGGTCCGACAACCTTTATATAGACCTTTTCTGCTCCGGCCTTCCAGAGTCTGCCTCCGATTCCGTGCTGGCCGAAGGCGTCGACCACTATGTTTCTGTGGCCATCTTCAATGGCTTTTTGTATTCTTTCTTCAAGCAGTCTGGAGTCAATCCTGATTCCATTTTCCTTGCCTGAAATTGTATAAGCTGGTGTCTTGCTCATGACTTTTCTCCGAAAAACGGTTATGCCCTTTATTTGGGCAGTTTCGGCTCTGTATATTTTTGATTTTTGATCGGTGATTTTTGAATTATTTGGCCTGTTCTCCTAAATCAAAAATTCAAATTCAAAAATCAGGGATTGTCGGATTACGGACAAAGGACGTCCTATCCGATTTTTCACAACTGGCCTACACCACATATCTTATCTTGAGACGTTCCGCCGCGTTGAAGTCGCTGATTGCAAGGGCGTCTGACATGCCTATCGGCAGTGATGTCGATCTGCCCAGCGGAGCCATGATTTTCTTCAGTTCAGTATCGAATCTCAGATACATGTCAACAAGGCGCTCGGCAACTTTTTCTGCGTCCAGTCTGCGGAAAATCCTCGGATCCTGGGATGTTATGCCCTTTGGACACTGGCCTATGTTACAGATGTTGCAGCGCTGGGTTTCGGACCCCACACATCCTGCAGCTGCCTGCATCACATATTTACCTGTCTGGACTCCGCTTGCTCCAAGCATTATAAGAGCAGCCGCATTTGCCGCAAGATTGCCGTTTTTGCCTATTCCGCCTCCCGCAAAGAGAGGGATTTCATTTTCCTTGCCTATGGTCAGAAGGTTGTTGTAGCAGTCACGGATGTTGCTAGCTATCGGATGCCCCATATGATC is from Desulforegula conservatrix Mb1Pa and encodes:
- the carA gene encoding glutamine-hydrolyzing carbamoyl-phosphate synthase small subunit, producing MKALLALEDGRIFPCRSFTGPGETSGEAVFNTSMTGYQEVLTDPSYKGQMVTMTYPLIGNYGINPEDIESASIHVAAFIVREYQDFPSNYRSTSTLADYLKSYGVMGIDELDTRALTKHLRTNGALRGVISSIDLDPESLVKKARSIPKMAGQDLVKDVTTAKPYFWIGGASKTIEADIEKAGPEIWPENKKLTLVAFDFGIKFNILRSLERAGFTVLVVPAFTSAEAVKRIEPQAIFLSNGPGDPEPLNYAINTIRDLIGFRPIFGICLGNQLLGLAMGGKTFKLKFGHRGGNQPVQNRKSGRIEITSQNHGFAVDLNSLDVNDLEITHMNLNDNTLEGFRHKKLPIFTVQHHPEASPGPHDSGYLFEEFAEAVKAFEADPKTAC
- the purF gene encoding amidophosphoribosyltransferase, with the protein product MYNIFESEKPREACGVFGIHGHPDAATLTYFGLYALQHRGQESAGIVVANDGNLDGHKGMGLVNEVFRGEELKNLKGNCAVGHVRYSTTGSSNIANAQPFVARHKKRSYALAHNGNIVNAYEIKSELENEGSIFQTTMDTEVAIHLFIKNLKFGFDEALQKATQRLKGAYSFIALTSEGDLIGIKDSNGFRPLCLGMLNGSYVLASETCALDLIQAEFIRELEPGEIVIINNEGIRSIMPEKIEKKSVCIFEYIYFARPDSTIFGKNVYLTRKDHGRRLARESHVPADLVMPFPDSGSYAAIGYAEESGIPFEMGMIRNHYVGRTFIQPTQGMRDFGVRVKLNPVKELLKGKDIIIVEDSIIRGTTAKTRIKALRELGVNKVHMRISCPPHKFPCHYGIDFSSKGELIASRMSVEELRDYLGLDSLHYLSIEGLLESTKTPDPENNYCKACFDGNYPVKFSENVSKACLESR
- the carB gene encoding carbamoyl-phosphate synthase large subunit; protein product: MPKRTDIKRIMIIGAGPIIIGQACEFDYSGTQACKALKEEGYEVILVNSNPATIMTDPETADRTYIEPVTPEIVAKIIERERPDALLPTLGGQTGLNTAVKVAEMGVLEKYNVELIGASLDAIKKAEDRELFRDAMTKIGLKIPESGFAKNMTQAREVADAIGFPVIIRPSFTLGGTGGGVAYNPEELELIAKAGLDASLISQVMIEKSILGWKEYELEVVRDKKDNVIIICSIENLDPMGVHTGDSITVAPAQTLTDKEFQVMRDAAIAILREIGVDTGGSNVQFAVNPEDGEMVIIEMNPRVSRSSALASKATGYPIAKIAAKLAVGYTLDELPNDITGGQTMASFEPTIDYCVVKVPRWTFEKFPETQDYLTTAMKSVGEAMSIGRTFKEAFQKAFRSLETGRAGMGADGKDVIDTTGKQPTKQEILHHLVTPNSKRIFYLRYALKSGMSENEVHELTKIDPWFINQINQIVSFESEIEKFEGKLLPEDVLYKAKRLGFSDRQIAYLTKATDREVEKYRKSLGMKPVYKLVDTCAAEFYAATPYYYSTYETEDESRVSDRKKVMILGGGPNRIGQGIEFDYCCVHASMALREEGVESIMVNSNPETVSTDYDTSDKLYFEPLTREDVLHIIENEEPDGLIIQFGGQTPLNLAGQLAESGVPILGTSAESIAMAEDRKLFQVMLNKLGLVQPPNGTAMNIAEAEKVAEEIGYPVIVRPSFVLGGRAMKIVYNPEELRNFTKIAIDVSPDHPVLIDKFLEDATEFDVDGISDGKRTIIAGMMEHIEEAGIHSGDSACVLPPHTADNSMLEEMRVATRAMAKELNVVGLMNVQYAVKDNKLYVIEVNPRASRTIPFVSKATGIPFAKIATKIMLGKTLDDFGLHADPVPPHTSVKEVVLPFDRFPDVDTLLGPEMKSTGEVMGVDDDFAMAFAKAQSASGNHLPVTGTLFISVKDSDKPAAEKIAKQFIDAGFKIVATRGTSAFLKEKGIENKMINKVSVGRPHVVDAIMNSEIDLIINTPSGSDEKQDGFQIRRAALKFNIPYTTTMSSAQAICDAVITLKARDMAVKTLQEYHV
- a CDS encoding cyclic nucleotide-binding domain-containing protein, producing the protein MIETKYLKDNISNIQKLLTIPALKNFEAQNLGKLLRLSKMREYEDGEAIIREGDMDPWLYFLLSGTIKITKEGHEIASISRIGEIFGEMRVIDSKSRSASVYASGKVTCLAVDTSARSRLADDDTRDERLDFLLLLYRIFAEFMSARLRLANDELVRSKQKVKFLKEHLEIKGSS
- a CDS encoding radical SAM protein, which encodes MNKTVSFSKNAVNVFFHILTACNLKCAHCYINPKQHGHNTLPLSTIKEWLSAFSDKSKKANVIFLGGEPTLHPDLPEAIRFARSIGYQSITVDTNGYLFNEFLDRISPSELDFLSFSLDGATMETNDRLRGIGCYETCIKGIKSSVEKGFNTSAIFTVSRANIHELEFMPELVRDLGIKHFFIQVIGIRGEAAHDRKETTQISNQISKNEWLMKIPPVAEKTAGYGIKVTYPKVFLEPDDTFECGGTEAENYFIFPNGRVYRCPLCEDFPVHALEFIDGKIVKQPPLNEDNFFGLSIPEGCVMNRMIQPGNIEYKSDGTPASRIACCLIKKEIDPCGI
- a CDS encoding hemolysin family protein: MPIQEIIILIVFLLLSGFFSSAETALFTISRAKAMHMAKSGSKVDSLIKKMKDDHHRLLSTILIGNTLVNIAASSLATAVMIKSFSENAVGIATGVMTFLILVFGEIMPKSIAAKNNIVISRLSIIPIFWFSVILFPVIKILDFVPKLAGRMNVSNPSVTEEELITIVEMGEEEGEIREEEKELIQNVFEFDDTRASEIMTPRGDMFAIDIEKPTDLINILKAGFSRVPVYKGSIDNIIGAIHVSDLFRQQATCPGELNIEVILRKPYFIPENKTINTLLSQFKKRRHHMAIVVDEYGGVAGLITLEDVIEELVGDIEDETDQEIPDIVQTKNNEWIIQGGISIYDINKAFDINIEENGEYDTFSGFILEKLGRIPREKEKITIGKYLAIVKEKEGNRIREFILKKND
- a CDS encoding FAD-dependent oxidoreductase, whose translation is MSKTPAYTISGKENGIRIDSRLLEERIQKAIEDGHRNIVVDAFGQHGIGGRLWKAGAEKVYIKVVGPPGQRLGSFAYPNTTIEIMGPVSEDLGWLNAGAEIIVHGNAGNGAANAMAQGKLYIAGNTGSRAMTMTKKNPRFEPPEVWVLGSVGDYFGEFMAGGIAVICGWKSQSPQNVLGYRPLVGMVSGTVYVRGPFDGYSKADAKEVEITDEDWNWLTSNLKAYLEKISRQELLDPMSVRSDWRKITAKGPQEKGGSNRMSMSDFHKNVWNAELGKGGLIGDLSDMDMSPIPLITTGDLRRYVPVWENDKYMAPCQATCPSGIPVQERWRLVREGRIDEAVDMALAYSPFPATVCGYLCPNPCMGACTKADAGMAPVDITLLGKASIKAKTPKLPELSGKKVAIIGGGPAGISAAWQLRQAGHEVFIFDNAEEIGGKITSVIPNTRIPKEVISKELERVRDVVGHVQTSEITKAEFEKIAAEYDFVIIATGAQKPRTLPVPGKERLVTSLDFLLKSKANAIKPGKNVVVIGAGNVGCDVATEAKRLGAETVTLIDVQKPAAFGKEKEEAEHVGAIFRYPCFTSEITSEGVKLTTGEIIPADTVVVSIGDAADLDFLPERIRVEKGLITVNDVFQTTDSKIFAIGDIVKAGLITDAIGAGRISANAISDIIGGKRPQSDTRLMIDKNRIKLEYYDPRILEYGDNEQCGAECASCGKCRDCGICVAVCPEAAISRKQIGFSDFEYRVNADKCIACGFCAGACPCGIWNLTVNSPLE